The proteins below are encoded in one region of Mangifera indica cultivar Alphonso chromosome 7, CATAS_Mindica_2.1, whole genome shotgun sequence:
- the LOC123220913 gene encoding 26S proteasome non-ATPase regulatory subunit 1 homolog A: MAATMVSSAGGLLAMLNESHPSLKLHALSNLNSFVDQFWPEISTSVPIIESLYEDEEFDQHQRQLAALLVSKVFYYLGELNDSLSYALGAGSLFDVSEDSDYVHTLLAKAIDEYASIKSKAAELNEEGANVDPRLEAIVERMLDKCITDGKYQQAMGIAIECRRLDKLEEAITRSDNVHGTLSYCINVSHSFVNRREYRHEVLRLLVKVYQMLPSPDYLSICQCLMFLDEPEGVVSILEKLLHSENKDDALLAFQIAFDLVENEHQAFLLNVRDHLPVPKSLPSESSQSAPAQNESTAAAEDVQMTDGTSASNANVQETDPKEVIYAERLNKIRGILSGETSIQLTLQFLYSHNKSDLLILKTIKQSVEMRNSVCHSATIYANAIMHAGTTVDTFLRENLDWLSRATNWAKFSATAGLGVIHRGHLQQGRSLMAPYLPPGGAGGGGSPYSEGGALYALGLIHANHGEGIKQFLRDSLRSTSVEVIQHGACLGLGLAALGTADEDIYDDIKNVLYTDSAVAGEAAGISMGLLMVGTASEKAGEMLAYAHETQHEKIIRGLALGIALTVYGREEEADTLIEQMTRDQDPILRYGGMYALALAYSGTANNKAIRQLLHFAVSDVSDDVRRTAVLALGFVLYSEPEQTPRIVSLLSESYNPHVRYGAALAVGISCAGTGLTEAISLLEPLTSDVVDFVRQGALIAMAMVMVQINEASDSRVGTFRRQLEKIILDKHEDTMSKMGAILASGILDAGGRNVTIKLLSKTKHDKITAVVGLAVFSQFWYWYPLIYFISLSFSPTALIGLNYDLKVPKFEFLSHAKPSLFEYPKPTTVPTTTSAVKLPTAVLSTSAKAKARAKKEAEQKEKANNEKTDAAGKGKSSSEKEGESMQVDTPQEKKAEPEPSFELLTNPARVVPAQEKFIKFLEDSRYLPVKSAPSGFVLLRDLRPTEPEVLSLTDAPSSTQSTAGASATGQQGSASAMAVDEEPQPPAPFEYTS, translated from the exons ATGGCGGCGACGATGGTGAGCTCGGCCGGTGGCTTACTGGCCATGTTGAACGAGAGTCATCCCTCGTTGAAATTGCACGCGCTTTCTAATCTCAACAGCTTCGTTGACCAGTTCTGGCCCGAGATCTCCACTAGTGTTCCTATAAT AGAAAGTTTATATGAGGATGAAGAGTTTGATCAGCATCAGAGGCAGTTGGCTGCATTGTTGGTGTCTAAG GTTTTCTATTACTTGGGCGAACTCAATGATTCCTTGTCATATGCCCTTGGAGCCGGTTCCTTGTTTGATGTTTCAGAGGATTCTGATTATGTTCATACACTTCTAG CTAAGGCTATAGATGAATATGCCAGTATCAAGTCAAAGGCAGCTGAATTGAATGAAGAAGGAGCAAATGTGGACCCTAGGTTGGAGGCAATTGTGGAAAGAATGCTGGATAA GTGTATTACGGATGGAAAATACCAGCAAGCTATGGGAATTGCAATTGAATGCCGAAGACTGGATAAACTTGAGGAAGCAATTACAAGGAGTGATAATGTACATGGGACTTTGTCGTATTGCATTAATGTCTCTCATTCCTTTGTTAATCGTAGAGAATATCGGCATGAG GTGCTTCGTCTTCTTGTTAAAGTATACCAAATGCTGCCTTCTCCAGATTACTTGAGTATCTGTCAGTGTCTCATGTTCTTGGATGAACCTGAAGGTGTTGTGAGCATATTGGAAAAGCTTCTTCATTCTGAAAATAAGGATGATGCTTTATTGGCATTTCAAATAGCCTTTGACCTTGTAGAAAATGAACACCAAGCTTTTCTCTTGAATGTGAGAGATCACCTTCCTGTACCTAAATCTCTACCTTCAGAGTCCAGTCAATCAGCTCCTGCTCAAAATGAAAGTACTGCTGCTGCAGAGGACGTTCAAATGACAGATGGAACTTCTGCTTCTAATGCAAATGTGCAGGAAACAGATCCTAAAGAAGTGATTTATGCAGAGAGACTGAACAAAATCAGGGGAATTTTGTCTGGAGAGACATCAATACAATTGACTCTGCAATTCTTATACAGTCATAACAA GTCGGATCTTTTGATTCTAAAGACAATAAAGCAGTCAGTTGAGATGAGAAATAGTGTATGTCACAGTGCGACAATTTATGCAAATGCTATTATGCATGCTGGAACAACTGTGGATACTTTTCTCAGGGAGAATTTg GACTGGTTGAGTAGAGCCACTAACTGGGCTAAGTTTAGTGCAACTGCGGGGTTAGGTGTTATTCACAGAGGCCATCTGCAGCAGGGAAGGTCACTCATGGCACCTTACTTGCCCCCGGGTGGGGCTGGTGGTGGTGGCAGTCCATACTCAGAAGGTGGTGCTCTTTATGCCTTGGGTCTCATTCATGCGAACCATGGTGAGGGCATTAAACAATTCCTTCGTGATAGCCTGCGCAGCACTAGTGTGGAG GTTATTCAACATGGTGCCTGCTTAGGTCTTGGCTTGGCAGCTCTAGGAACTGCTGATGAAGATATTtatgatgatataaaaaatgtgctTTATACTGACAGTGCTGTTGCCGGTGAAGCTGCTGGCATCAGTATGGGTCTTCTTATGGTTGGAACTGCCAGTGAGAAGGCAGGCGAGATGCTTGCTTATGCACATGAGACACAGCATGAGAAGATCATTAG GGGGTTAGCTTTGGGCATTGCCCTTACAGTGTATGGAAGGGAAGAAGAGGCAGACACGTTAATTGAACAGATGACTCGAGACCAAGATCCCATACTGCGATATGGAGGTATGTATGCATTGGCATTGGCCTACAGTGGAACGGCTAACAACAAGGCCATTCGCCAGCTGCTACACTTTGCGGTGTCAGATGTGAGTGATGATGTTAGGAGGACTGCTGTTCTAGCACTTGGGTTTGTCTTGTACTCTGAGCCAGAGCAG ACTCCTCGAATTGTCTCTCTGCTATCTGAGTCTTACAATCCACATGTCCGATATGGTGCGGCTCTTGCTGTGGGCATTTCCTGTGCTGGTACTGGCCTGACTGAGGCTATATCTTTGCTAGAGCCTCTGACATCAGATGTGGTTGACTTTGTTCGTCAAGGTGCCCTCATTGCTATGGCAATGGTCATGGTCCAGATTAATGAAGCCAGTGATTCTCGTGTTGGAACCTTTAG GCGAcaattggaaaaaataattcTTGATAAGCATGAAGATACCATGAGCAAGATGGGAGCAATCTTGGCCTCTGGAATTCTTGATGCTGGTGGAAGGAATGTAACCATTAAATTACTTTCCAAGACAAAACATGATAAAATTACTGCAGTTGTCGGTCTTGCTGTTTTCAGCCAATTTTGGTATTGGTATCCCCttatatatttcattagttTGTCGTTCTCACCAACAGCTCTTATTGGACTGAACTACGACTTGAAAGTTCCCAAGTTTGAATTCTTATCACATGCCAAACCTTCCTTGTTTGAGTATCCAAAACCAACTACTGTACCTACCACTACATCAGCTGTAAAACTTCCCACTGCTGTTCTGTCAACATCAGCAAAGGCCAAAGCTAGGGCAAAGAAGGAAGCAGAGCAGAAAGAGAAAGCCAATAATGAAAAGACTGATGCGGctggaaaaggaaaatcatCTAGTGAAAAAGAAGGGGAATCTATGCAG GTTGATACGCCACAGGAGAAGAAAGCAGAGCCTGAGCCATCTTTTGAACTTTTGACCAACCCAGCAAGGGTGGTTCCTGCTCAGGAGAAGTTCATCAAATTTCTTGAAGACAGCAGATATTTGCCAGTTAAGTCAGCACCTTCAGGGTTTGTTCTCCTGAGGGACTTGCGTCCTACTGAACCTGAGGTGCTGTCTCTGACAGATGCACCTTCATCCACACAATCAACTGCTGGTGCCTCAGCTACAGGACAACAAGGTTCTGCTTCTGCCATGGCTGTTGACGAAGAACCTCAACCGCCGGCACCTTTTGAGTACACCTCATGA